One uncultured Caproiciproducens sp. DNA segment encodes these proteins:
- a CDS encoding TlyA family RNA methyltransferase → MIEKKRLDCLLFDRGLAESREKAKAMVMMGNIYVDNQKSDKPGTMLPTDTNIEIRGETMPYVSRGGLKLEKAMSVFPIELKDKITMDIGASTGGFTDCMLQNGARKVYSIDVGYGQLAWKLRTDPRVVNLERTNIRYITREQVPDDVDFFSVDVSFISLCLVFPVARNFMSENAQAVCLIKPQFEAGRGKVGKKGVVREQSIHVEVIEKIAGFVLEHGFSILGLTFSPVKGPEGNIEYLIYLQKCDEPQSAVLDITNLVKESHNQLNGGE, encoded by the coding sequence GTGATAGAGAAAAAGCGACTCGATTGTCTGTTGTTTGACCGTGGACTTGCTGAAAGCAGGGAAAAGGCTAAAGCAATGGTCATGATGGGCAATATATATGTTGATAACCAGAAGTCGGATAAACCTGGTACCATGCTTCCGACAGATACAAACATCGAAATCCGCGGAGAAACAATGCCTTATGTAAGCCGCGGCGGTCTGAAGCTTGAAAAAGCAATGTCGGTCTTTCCAATTGAACTGAAAGATAAAATTACAATGGATATTGGGGCTTCAACTGGGGGTTTTACCGATTGCATGCTGCAAAACGGTGCAAGAAAAGTCTATTCCATTGATGTTGGTTACGGACAGCTCGCATGGAAATTGCGGACAGATCCGAGGGTGGTGAATCTGGAACGAACCAATATACGTTACATTACGAGGGAGCAGGTACCGGATGACGTAGACTTTTTTAGTGTTGACGTTTCTTTTATTTCACTTTGTCTTGTCTTTCCCGTCGCAAGGAATTTTATGTCGGAAAACGCGCAGGCTGTTTGTCTTATAAAACCTCAGTTTGAAGCGGGGCGGGGTAAAGTCGGTAAAAAAGGCGTGGTTCGCGAACAATCCATTCATGTCGAAGTGATTGAGAAAATTGCAGGTTTTGTGTTGGAACATGGTTTTTCAATTTTAGGCCTGACATTTTCACCGGTCAAAGGGCCGGAAGGCAATATTGAGTATCTCATTTATTTGCAAAAATGCGACGAACCTCAAAGTGCTGTTTTGGATATTACAAATTTAGTGAAAGAATCACA